One genomic region from Streptomyces sp. NBC_00582 encodes:
- a CDS encoding DUF397 domain-containing protein: MNAKQLIVPVPESAWFRSSYSTGSGGECLEVAARPGAVQVRDSKDTTRAALAVDPTAWAVFVEFAAL; the protein is encoded by the coding sequence ATGAACGCCAAACAGCTCATAGTGCCGGTACCCGAGTCAGCCTGGTTTAGGAGCAGTTACAGCACAGGCTCGGGGGGTGAATGCCTTGAGGTCGCCGCCCGCCCCGGCGCGGTCCAGGTCCGTGACTCAAAGGACACAACCCGCGCCGCACTCGCCGTAGACCCCACGGCCTGGGCCGTCTTCGTAGAGTTCGCGGCACTCTGA
- a CDS encoding DUF6879 family protein — protein sequence MFDSIPGGTSERLDRPTYHADLGRLYTSGIGFLNKLERGQHFKERGFPSWEAFADGDWERALSLADERREDYAQELRRASHLGVAHRRLRVVEFPITPYVQWELFVLRVRVDLGDDIKVLDAHDISNIEQSRPVPEVVILGDVVMYEVVYDEDGNAAGANRYTDRSLIRETNAGFDALYERGEGFHDFFDREILTLAPPRVSGAPTGSRGPR from the coding sequence GTGTTTGACTCCATCCCCGGCGGCACCTCCGAACGCCTGGACCGCCCGACGTACCACGCGGACCTGGGCCGGCTCTACACCAGCGGTATCGGCTTCCTCAACAAGCTCGAGCGCGGCCAGCACTTCAAGGAGCGTGGCTTCCCGAGCTGGGAGGCCTTCGCCGACGGCGACTGGGAGCGGGCCCTGTCCCTGGCCGACGAGAGGCGCGAGGACTACGCCCAGGAACTCCGCCGGGCGTCGCATCTGGGGGTCGCGCACCGCCGCCTCCGCGTCGTGGAATTCCCGATCACGCCGTATGTGCAGTGGGAGTTGTTCGTCCTGCGCGTACGCGTGGACCTGGGTGACGACATCAAGGTTCTCGACGCTCACGATATTTCGAACATCGAGCAGAGTCGCCCGGTTCCGGAAGTAGTGATTCTCGGCGATGTGGTCATGTATGAGGTCGTTTACGACGAGGACGGAAATGCGGCCGGAGCCAACCGGTACACCGACCGCTCACTGATCCGGGAGACGAACGCCGGGTTCGACGCACTTTATGAGCGTGGCGAAGGGTTCCACGATTTCTTCGACCGGGAGATCCTCACCCTGGCGCCGCCGCGGGTGTCTGGTGCTCCGACGGGGTCTCGCGGGCCGCGGTGA